One region of Chlorobiota bacterium genomic DNA includes:
- a CDS encoding tetratricopeptide repeat protein: MNFLRLFPYLFLLIPAALLAQPRVEEDRPLARATRAAQTLIQEQHFSIAIATLTSALDSATAAEDRSDALFLLADAQFRAGRFRAALMTTSQCLFQYPDDPRIAELWYIRGVAAYQEGKPDTAQQSFRNALARGTTRIAEAQYWVARTNADAGQLDTAEKYAWRSLTAPPHEFSDDALYLQGWINEGRDSAALAAEFYRRLLEKFPESELAQDAQLRLGVLEARRGNYESAYRLLLAFIPRSERQREEQTFYLAEATSALNRHDDALRYYTDFLRQYPESRRVRSARYGSGWSQLQLRRYDDAINSFRQVEQGLDSIAAAASYQIGAIQTLRGDTAAAIATFQAVLYRLPYESFSDNAYYQLGRIHYRRAAYDSARHYFQIVARQFPESELRKEAYYLLGESYASIGDYPNAEYAFARTRRITEQGTLFQRALYREGVMLYKEGRFTSAVDRLRQYVGEHPTGADITNATFWLAEALYQARSYTEAERYYAEVNERWNDSPWGDEALYGLAWARFQQKKFKLSAETFLEYTKAYPQDERAIEATLRLADCYRLMGDRAKAVETYSSIGKVAGKGKRDEEARFRLADVFLQMNEVDRAVDTYRSLIRDYPKSPRRDAYAYNIGVIYHERDRDSLAVMELKNFLITFPESELLPQAHFTLGDAYYNMGQYDSAYVWYYSVLEHYPNSTVVPEAIDQVRFTLEGLGRGREAVAVIDSFMVKNPNRLPADSLSFKKAGILFDNGAYPEAIAEYRKLIAGFPQTPLRPEAVFQIGRSYEYISQQDSALMAYTQVITDFPQSGAAAQALMARGTIRLFGKSWNQSAADFGLLLERFPESNRAMEARFGLGESQLGLADTAAALVQFRIIIDSAGSAGEDDLIFTDKSRLMVGRILSAQKKSDSALAITAPIVSHRKDDIAAEALLFRGRLLTQVNDLSAALSELRRLTDPEGDFKDFVEYVEPGLLALGTVYERLTNYAAARDIYNQLLQSNDEQIRAEADTRLKKLKK, from the coding sequence GTGAATTTCCTTCGACTTTTCCCATACCTCTTCCTGTTGATTCCGGCTGCCCTGTTGGCGCAACCGCGAGTTGAGGAGGACCGCCCCCTTGCACGCGCAACCCGGGCCGCCCAAACGCTGATTCAAGAACAGCATTTCTCCATTGCCATTGCCACGCTGACCAGCGCGCTTGACTCGGCCACCGCAGCCGAGGACCGGTCCGACGCGTTGTTTCTGCTGGCCGATGCCCAGTTCCGCGCCGGGCGGTTCCGTGCGGCGTTGATGACCACCAGCCAATGCTTGTTCCAGTATCCCGACGACCCACGAATTGCCGAACTGTGGTACATCCGTGGGGTTGCGGCCTACCAAGAAGGGAAGCCAGACACCGCCCAGCAAAGTTTCCGCAACGCGCTGGCCCGCGGGACCACGCGAATTGCCGAAGCCCAATACTGGGTTGCCCGCACCAACGCCGATGCAGGGCAATTAGACACCGCTGAGAAGTACGCTTGGCGATCGCTTACCGCTCCCCCGCATGAGTTCAGCGACGATGCGTTGTACCTGCAAGGATGGATCAACGAAGGGCGCGATTCGGCGGCACTGGCGGCGGAGTTTTACCGCAGGCTGCTGGAAAAATTCCCCGAAAGTGAGCTTGCCCAAGATGCGCAGCTTCGGCTGGGAGTGCTGGAGGCACGGCGCGGAAATTATGAATCGGCCTACCGGCTGCTGCTGGCCTTTATTCCCCGAAGCGAACGCCAGCGCGAGGAACAAACGTTCTACCTGGCCGAAGCCACCAGCGCGCTGAATCGCCACGACGACGCGCTCCGCTACTACACCGACTTCCTTCGCCAGTATCCCGAAAGCCGCCGCGTTCGCAGCGCACGCTACGGAAGCGGCTGGTCCCAACTTCAGCTGCGCCGCTACGATGATGCCATCAACTCCTTCCGGCAAGTGGAGCAAGGGTTGGATTCGATTGCGGCCGCGGCCAGCTACCAAATCGGCGCAATCCAGACGCTGCGTGGCGACACCGCCGCGGCGATTGCAACGTTCCAAGCGGTGCTCTACCGGCTTCCCTACGAGTCCTTCAGCGACAACGCCTACTACCAGCTTGGCCGCATCCATTACCGCCGCGCCGCCTACGATTCGGCACGGCACTATTTCCAGATTGTGGCGCGGCAGTTTCCGGAAAGTGAGCTTCGGAAGGAGGCCTACTACTTGCTTGGCGAGTCGTACGCCTCGATTGGCGATTATCCCAATGCCGAATATGCCTTTGCCCGCACCCGCCGAATCACCGAGCAAGGGACGTTGTTCCAACGCGCCCTGTACCGCGAAGGGGTGATGCTCTACAAGGAAGGCCGATTCACCAGCGCGGTGGACCGGCTGCGCCAATACGTGGGCGAACACCCCACCGGGGCCGACATCACCAACGCCACCTTCTGGCTGGCCGAGGCCTTGTACCAAGCCCGCTCCTACACCGAAGCCGAACGCTACTACGCCGAGGTGAACGAACGCTGGAACGATTCCCCGTGGGGGGATGAGGCACTGTACGGCCTGGCGTGGGCACGATTCCAACAGAAGAAATTCAAACTCTCTGCCGAGACGTTTCTGGAGTACACGAAGGCCTATCCGCAAGATGAGCGCGCAATCGAAGCAACGCTGCGCCTTGCCGACTGCTACCGGCTGATGGGCGACCGAGCAAAAGCGGTGGAGACCTACTCCTCCATCGGGAAGGTTGCGGGGAAAGGGAAGCGCGACGAAGAAGCGCGGTTCCGGCTGGCCGATGTCTTCCTGCAAATGAACGAGGTGGACCGCGCCGTGGACACCTACCGCTCGCTGATTCGCGATTACCCAAAATCCCCGCGCCGCGATGCCTACGCCTACAACATCGGCGTGATTTACCACGAACGCGACCGCGATTCGCTGGCGGTGATGGAGCTGAAAAACTTCCTGATCACCTTCCCCGAAAGTGAGCTGCTTCCGCAAGCCCATTTCACGCTGGGGGATGCCTACTACAACATGGGGCAGTACGACAGCGCCTACGTCTGGTACTACTCCGTGCTGGAACACTACCCCAACAGCACCGTCGTGCCGGAGGCCATTGACCAAGTACGCTTCACCTTGGAAGGATTGGGGCGCGGGCGCGAAGCCGTTGCGGTGATTGATAGCTTCATGGTGAAAAACCCCAACCGCCTTCCGGCCGATTCCCTTTCATTCAAGAAGGCAGGAATCTTGTTCGATAATGGAGCGTATCCCGAGGCCATTGCTGAGTATCGGAAGCTGATTGCCGGATTCCCGCAGACCCCGCTCCGCCCGGAAGCAGTCTTCCAGATTGGCCGCAGCTACGAGTACATCAGCCAGCAGGATAGCGCGCTGATGGCCTACACCCAGGTTATCACCGACTTCCCGCAAAGTGGCGCGGCGGCGCAAGCGTTAATGGCCCGCGGGACCATCCGCCTGTTTGGCAAATCATGGAACCAGTCAGCAGCCGATTTTGGATTACTGCTGGAACGATTCCCCGAATCGAACCGCGCCATGGAAGCACGTTTCGGGCTTGGCGAATCGCAGCTGGGGCTGGCCGACACCGCCGCCGCGCTGGTCCAATTCCGCATCATCATTGACTCGGCCGGAAGCGCGGGCGAGGACGACCTGATCTTCACCGACAAAAGCCGGCTGATGGTTGGGCGGATACTTTCGGCGCAGAAAAAATCGGACAGTGCGTTGGCAATCACCGCCCCAATTGTTAGCCACCGCAAAGATGACATCGCCGCCGAAGCACTCCTGTTCCGGGGCCGCCTGCTGACCCAGGTGAACGACCTTTCCGCCGCCCTTTCGGAGCTGCGCCGCCTGACCGACCCGGAAGGGGATTTCAAAGATTTTGTGGAGTACGTCGAGCCAGGATTGCTGGCGTTGGGAACCGTCTATGAGCGGCTTACCAACTACGCCGCCGCCCGCGACATCTACAACCAACTGCTGCAATCGAACGATGAACAGATCCGGGCCGAAGCCGATACCCGATTGAAGAAGTTGAAGAAGTAA
- a CDS encoding TonB-dependent receptor has product MKRLPFLATALLATATTALAQHSAGTITGTIQNLPHSMATTRAELVELRTATVVQSLQVGTNGAFAFHDVPFASYDVRISSDGLPVATQRVAVQSAIPIAIAMDAKPQVQSPEVTVTADRVGNDRLGTTTLFTAQSLRKLPAIDGSKRIESALLATPGVVPDEDGRLHVRGEDAQLQYVVDGIPITTNLTRVYSSLFDANTIKAVAVQTGGLDARYGVAAAGVLAVTTKSGFDAPGFLTASAGVGSYHTTDFSVTGGGNVDGRIAGCFTVSGAKSEHYLDPIAEGSPIHDDGDGLHTFGKINAILSNSISLNVIGLYNTTNYSIPNGKIATPAQNQRQELRDYMGGVRLSFLLGESSDLSILGYHRNATATATSGGLMRIGSPQDSAKAVAENEKFFIGADRSNSATGGQLELTTPTGWFGWNNTIQAGAGGERYPLKEFFTFAVVNPALSNPSVPGGDNRYRPYDLTQGGTPFLADQEKTGTRASAWIQDRIAFDEWIVNAGVRLDLFNLFEQELSFSPRLAASYRYNDQLVFRGSYGRIVMQAPIENILVSSSPEAQALSGAEQGSVPTQVRSEKSHVVELGADWVANEYLEVDVAGFGKLIDDFIVKAELGNSGIIFPLNLKQGVVAGGEVRAVLHHWNNLEGSLSVSSCVALGMKPEDGSSPIAAGLIFGEEGANYSHPFAGEDIFPTEHNQLLTAVLDLGWHLPMGLFVLLDTRFDSGLPFDLTDANGNGLDPEASRAELRARGYSDSVIDLLSLESEEPGSPDKSVAPHATVDLAVGYEFEALHALHGRLALTATNVFDTPYLYKFESSFGGTHFGHPRMIGARIEIGI; this is encoded by the coding sequence ATGAAACGCCTTCCCTTCCTTGCCACCGCGCTGCTGGCAACGGCCACAACCGCACTTGCGCAGCACTCCGCCGGGACCATCACCGGAACAATCCAAAATCTTCCACACTCAATGGCCACAACGCGGGCCGAGTTGGTTGAGCTGCGCACGGCAACGGTTGTGCAATCGCTGCAGGTTGGGACCAATGGCGCGTTCGCCTTCCATGATGTCCCGTTTGCCAGCTACGACGTTCGCATTTCCTCCGATGGCCTGCCGGTGGCCACCCAGCGGGTTGCGGTTCAATCGGCAATCCCGATAGCCATTGCGATGGATGCAAAGCCCCAGGTGCAATCGCCCGAAGTGACGGTGACGGCGGACCGCGTTGGCAACGACCGTTTGGGAACCACCACGCTCTTCACCGCGCAAAGCCTGCGGAAACTTCCCGCCATTGACGGAAGCAAACGGATTGAGTCCGCGCTGCTGGCAACGCCCGGCGTTGTTCCCGATGAAGATGGCCGCCTGCACGTCCGCGGCGAAGATGCCCAGCTTCAGTATGTGGTGGATGGGATACCGATCACCACCAACCTTACCCGCGTCTATTCCAGCTTGTTCGATGCCAACACCATCAAAGCCGTGGCGGTCCAGACCGGCGGGTTGGATGCACGCTACGGCGTGGCCGCCGCCGGAGTGCTGGCCGTCACCACCAAGTCCGGGTTCGACGCGCCAGGGTTCCTTACCGCCTCGGCAGGCGTTGGTTCCTACCACACCACCGACTTCTCGGTGACAGGCGGCGGCAACGTTGATGGCCGCATCGCCGGATGCTTCACCGTAAGCGGCGCAAAAAGCGAACACTACCTTGACCCCATTGCCGAAGGCTCCCCAATCCACGACGACGGGGATGGGCTGCACACCTTCGGGAAGATCAACGCAATCCTGAGCAACTCCATCAGCCTGAATGTGATTGGGCTGTACAACACCACAAACTATTCCATTCCCAACGGAAAAATTGCCACCCCGGCCCAGAACCAACGGCAGGAATTGCGCGATTACATGGGGGGCGTTCGGCTCAGTTTTCTGCTGGGCGAATCTTCCGATCTCAGCATTCTGGGCTATCACCGCAACGCCACGGCAACGGCCACCAGCGGGGGGCTGATGCGGATTGGCTCACCACAAGATTCGGCAAAAGCGGTGGCCGAGAACGAGAAGTTTTTCATCGGGGCCGACCGCTCGAACAGCGCGACCGGTGGCCAGCTTGAGCTTACCACGCCAACCGGCTGGTTCGGCTGGAACAACACCATCCAGGCCGGCGCTGGCGGGGAGCGGTATCCATTGAAGGAGTTCTTCACCTTCGCTGTGGTCAATCCTGCGCTCTCCAATCCAAGCGTCCCGGGTGGCGACAATCGCTACCGCCCGTACGACCTGACGCAAGGGGGAACGCCGTTTCTGGCCGATCAAGAAAAAACCGGGACGCGTGCGTCGGCATGGATCCAGGACCGGATTGCCTTCGATGAATGGATAGTGAATGCTGGGGTTCGTCTGGACCTGTTCAATCTTTTTGAACAAGAACTCTCCTTCTCCCCCCGGCTGGCGGCAAGCTACCGCTACAACGATCAGCTGGTCTTCCGCGGAAGCTACGGGCGGATTGTGATGCAGGCCCCGATTGAGAATATCCTTGTCTCCAGCTCACCCGAAGCCCAGGCCCTGAGCGGTGCCGAGCAAGGGAGCGTGCCAACGCAGGTCCGCAGCGAAAAATCCCATGTGGTTGAGCTTGGTGCCGACTGGGTAGCCAACGAGTATCTGGAGGTTGATGTGGCCGGGTTCGGCAAGCTGATTGATGACTTCATTGTGAAAGCCGAGCTTGGGAACTCCGGCATCATCTTCCCGCTGAATCTGAAGCAAGGGGTTGTGGCCGGCGGCGAAGTTCGCGCCGTGCTCCACCATTGGAACAACCTTGAAGGCTCGCTTTCGGTTAGCAGTTGCGTGGCGTTGGGGATGAAGCCGGAAGATGGCTCGTCGCCGATTGCCGCAGGGTTGATTTTTGGGGAGGAAGGGGCCAATTACTCGCACCCCTTTGCTGGCGAGGATATCTTCCCAACCGAACACAACCAACTTCTGACGGCGGTGCTGGATTTGGGGTGGCATCTTCCCATGGGCCTGTTTGTGCTGCTAGACACCCGCTTCGATTCCGGGCTTCCCTTTGATCTTACCGATGCCAACGGCAACGGCCTGGACCCCGAAGCCTCCCGTGCCGAGCTGCGCGCCCGCGGCTACTCCGATTCTGTCATTGACCTCCTCTCGTTGGAAAGCGAGGAACCTGGCTCGCCCGATAAATCGGTTGCGCCGCACGCAACGGTTGATCTGGCCGTTGGCTACGAGTTCGAAGCGTTGCACGCGCTTCATGGCCGGCTTGCGCTAACCGCCACCAATGTTTTCGACACCCCCTATCTCTACAAATTCGAATCCAGTTTTGGGGGGACGCACTTTGGGCACCCGCGCATGATTGGAGCACGGATCGAGATCGGTATCTGA
- a CDS encoding NAD(+)/NADH kinase, translating to MLIAIIGNPGKPDLPNAVRTLLGILDERAIPVLLYEGIRAELGGIAAGRRFGSYAEIRANATYAIAFGGDGTMLAASRMLPGSGVPLLGVNLGKLGFLAEFSLATLAATIDELLAGECRIVERMLLQATFPDLPEQEPLIALNDIVFDKRGAGLMMQMETFINGDFLGAYRADGLILATPTGSTAYSLAVGGPVVVPSAQVIVMAPIAPHMLTARPVVVPDTAMIEVRPIAQHEGETATIIADGQVYRNLPMPLRVCITRHQQTAALVKSSATTYFDVLRAKLLWGEEVRTVRHGSQP from the coding sequence ATGCTGATCGCCATTATTGGTAACCCGGGGAAGCCCGATCTTCCCAACGCCGTCCGCACCTTGCTGGGAATTTTGGACGAGCGCGCAATCCCGGTCCTGTTGTATGAAGGAATTCGGGCGGAGTTGGGGGGGATAGCCGCAGGGCGCAGGTTTGGGTCCTACGCCGAAATCCGCGCCAACGCCACCTACGCGATTGCTTTTGGCGGCGATGGGACAATGCTGGCGGCAAGCCGGATGCTGCCGGGGTCGGGGGTCCCGTTGCTGGGGGTGAACTTGGGGAAGCTGGGGTTTTTGGCGGAGTTCTCGCTGGCCACCCTTGCCGCCACCATTGATGAATTGCTGGCCGGGGAGTGCCGCATTGTGGAGCGGATGTTGCTGCAAGCCACCTTCCCCGACCTTCCCGAGCAGGAGCCGCTGATTGCCCTGAACGACATCGTGTTCGACAAGCGTGGCGCGGGGCTGATGATGCAGATGGAGACGTTCATCAATGGCGATTTTTTGGGGGCCTACCGTGCCGATGGATTGATCCTTGCCACGCCAACCGGATCAACGGCCTACTCGCTGGCGGTAGGGGGACCAGTGGTTGTTCCCAGCGCGCAGGTGATTGTGATGGCCCCAATCGCCCCCCACATGCTGACCGCCCGCCCGGTGGTTGTCCCCGACACCGCCATGATCGAGGTTCGCCCGATTGCCCAGCACGAGGGGGAAACCGCAACAATTATCGCCGATGGCCAGGTGTACCGTAACCTCCCAATGCCTTTGCGGGTCTGTATCACGCGGCATCAACAGACGGCTGCCCTTGTCAAGAGCAGTGCCACAACGTATTTTGATGTCCTTCGCGCCAAGCTCTTGTGGGGGGAAGAAGTCCGAACCGTGCGGCATGGCAGCCAGCCATAA
- a CDS encoding MotA/TolQ/ExbB proton channel family protein, giving the protein MSSLFNLYLQGGWVMHPILLCSLVALYVMVERFLTLRRARSIPNGFLAELRNFIRKGDVQSAILYVTRYDIPVGRIVKSGLQKLHRGSARVQQAMEDQGRAEAAILDRYMGVLATMAGVAPLLGFLGTVVGIAIAFDQIAALGGKVSPDALADGISQALYTTVFGLIVGIPAFAAYNYLSGMIQGIIAELENTARETFDTIEEELPQGMPHATITQPEQRAQ; this is encoded by the coding sequence ATGTCCTCACTCTTCAATCTCTATCTGCAAGGCGGATGGGTCATGCACCCGATCCTCCTTTGTTCGTTGGTCGCGCTGTACGTGATGGTCGAACGGTTTCTTACGCTGCGCCGGGCGCGCTCCATCCCCAATGGCTTCCTTGCCGAGCTGCGGAACTTCATCCGCAAAGGGGATGTGCAAAGCGCGATCCTGTACGTCACCCGCTACGACATCCCCGTTGGGCGGATCGTGAAATCTGGATTGCAGAAACTGCACCGGGGAAGCGCACGGGTCCAACAAGCAATGGAGGACCAGGGGCGCGCCGAGGCAGCAATCCTGGACCGCTACATGGGGGTGCTGGCAACCATGGCCGGCGTGGCCCCGCTGTTGGGATTCCTTGGAACCGTGGTCGGCATTGCGATTGCCTTCGACCAAATTGCGGCGCTTGGCGGGAAAGTCTCGCCCGACGCGCTGGCCGATGGTATCTCGCAAGCGTTGTACACCACCGTTTTTGGATTGATCGTTGGCATCCCTGCGTTTGCGGCCTACAACTACCTTTCCGGCATGATCCAAGGGATTATTGCCGAGCTGGAAAACACCGCACGCGAAACGTTCGACACGATTGAAGAAGAGCTTCCGCAAGGAATGCCCCACGCCACAATCACCCAACCAGAGCAGAGGGCGCAATGA
- a CDS encoding DUF4249 family protein: protein MNGKNHNRKNRFWNLALLGLLPLLVAACQDPAPTDYIPQNVVTAYLIVDQPIRGIVVARSQAVADSFKYSNSVIRDADVRIIEGANTYRLQYRTDGNNIGEYYLPDTTILVQPEKSYRMEIALSDGGRITGQTVTPARVAWVKPPRALLQYPADTANLPSPDSLSFEWTAVPKTREYIISVSCVDSLEYGRYLAPATGEKNRRTSSVINQNARRRYNETTRWAFVQTSKLPLVWFAYKWYGLHDLTVYAPDPNMVEWFKQTRFGPNEFNALLSTVEGDGIGVFGSASVVGQRQFLLKNQP from the coding sequence ATGAACGGAAAAAATCACAACAGAAAGAACCGCTTCTGGAACCTTGCCCTGCTTGGCTTGCTGCCGTTGTTGGTTGCGGCTTGCCAGGACCCCGCGCCAACCGACTACATCCCGCAGAATGTGGTGACGGCCTATCTGATTGTGGACCAGCCAATTCGGGGCATTGTGGTGGCGCGGTCCCAGGCGGTTGCCGATTCCTTCAAGTACTCCAACAGCGTTATCCGCGATGCCGACGTGCGGATTATTGAAGGTGCGAACACCTACCGATTGCAGTACCGAACCGATGGCAACAACATCGGCGAATATTACCTTCCCGACACCACGATTCTGGTGCAGCCGGAAAAAAGTTATCGGATGGAGATCGCCCTAAGCGATGGCGGGCGCATCACCGGCCAGACGGTGACACCGGCGCGGGTTGCGTGGGTGAAGCCGCCGCGGGCGTTGCTTCAGTACCCCGCCGACACTGCCAACCTTCCATCTCCCGATTCCCTCAGTTTTGAGTGGACGGCGGTCCCCAAAACCCGCGAGTACATCATCAGCGTTTCCTGTGTGGACTCGTTGGAGTATGGCCGCTACTTGGCCCCGGCAACCGGGGAAAAGAACCGGCGCACCAGCAGCGTTATCAACCAGAATGCCCGCAGGCGGTACAACGAAACCACACGCTGGGCGTTTGTGCAAACCTCCAAATTGCCGTTGGTGTGGTTCGCCTACAAGTGGTATGGCCTGCATGACCTTACGGTGTACGCCCCCGACCCGAACATGGTGGAGTGGTTCAAGCAAACGCGCTTTGGCCCGAATGAGTTCAACGCGCTTCTCTCCACGGTGGAAGGGGATGGAATCGGCGTGTTCGGCTCGGCCTCGGTGGTGGGCCAGCGGCAGTTCCTGCTGAAAAACCAGCCATGA
- a CDS encoding biopolymer transporter ExbD — protein sequence MRFTAQKKDPYLSAFNFSSLTDIVMLLLIFFLLTSSFVATEGLNVVLPQAANSDTQEDSRIYISMNEKKVITVNNQAATLQTLPEIIRAELANDSTQTVVIRADQSLLLSEVVGVLDVVKGAGARKFFIATEKDR from the coding sequence ATGAGGTTCACCGCGCAGAAAAAGGACCCGTACCTCTCGGCCTTCAACTTCAGTTCGCTGACCGACATCGTGATGCTGCTGCTGATCTTTTTCCTTCTGACCAGCTCGTTCGTTGCCACCGAAGGGCTGAACGTTGTGCTTCCGCAAGCGGCCAACAGCGACACACAGGAGGATTCGCGTATCTATATCAGCATGAATGAAAAGAAAGTGATCACCGTGAACAACCAAGCGGCCACGCTGCAGACGCTGCCAGAAATTATCCGCGCCGAGCTGGCCAACGACAGCACCCAAACCGTGGTAATCCGTGCGGACCAGTCGCTGCTGCTTAGCGAAGTGGTGGGGGTGCTGGATGTGGTGAAAGGTGCCGGGGCACGGAAGTTTTTTATCGCTACCGAAAAAGACCGGTGA
- a CDS encoding TonB-dependent receptor, whose protein sequence is MTTFCHHPVRFVQRSGRIGLILALISFPLLFPSLAHAQQGAASLTGFVSDSATKEKMISATVALRGTTLGAITNKQGFFTIKEIPPGTYTVTASFVGYRRVEQELTFAPGESKRVEFELPPNPVTTKEITVTADDEIERREILVSRVDIPVEQLSQLRIGGEADIFRSLQYLPGVLTSSQLSSGLYIRGGSPDQNLVLIDGSTVYNPSHLLGFFSTFNPDAVKNVELIKGGYPAEYGGRLSAVLDLTQKDGNREKVEGVASVGAISSRLSLQGPLGAGSWFIGGRRTYLDLILGLLPQDPAEPFPDFAFYDANAKLTQNLGDNDIISASGFLSRDDLGLNGGGIDFNVHIGNKAGALRWNHIFNESLFAVLNISGSQYENGFVGNNSGFGFIVENTITDYTAKGSMEWFITNDATLKGGVEITNYTFSYYQNTTGSDTAIASGTQQAGLTNLKIRDWTGSAFLQGNYQLTDLIGLQAGLRIDHYDQLQQTYLDPRLAVRLQVQPGVAVKGAWGVFHQYLHLASLPDFSFFDTWLPTDSTSLPGIGNHYIAGVETEAWEGVNLNVDVYFKTMENLTELNRFNTRAGTVSQIFYTGKGHSYGAELFLQKRAGQLTGWVGYGLGFIAAQFDSINGGREFRPKYDRRHDIKVVAQYKINERWEVGASFAFQSGQSYTGATSRFRTHLPGDTVAADVVVPSERFGLRLPPSHQLNINANYTSTLFGLPMRLLIDLYNVYSRRDIWFRYYDTTTDETKVTDVRLLPIIPSVALEVKF, encoded by the coding sequence ATGACTACTTTCTGCCACCATCCCGTTCGGTTCGTTCAGCGTAGCGGAAGGATTGGATTGATCCTTGCGCTGATCTCCTTCCCTCTCCTGTTTCCCTCCCTCGCCCACGCGCAGCAGGGTGCCGCCTCGCTTACTGGGTTCGTGAGCGACTCGGCAACCAAGGAGAAGATGATCTCCGCCACAGTCGCGCTGCGGGGAACAACGCTGGGGGCGATTACCAACAAACAGGGGTTCTTCACCATCAAGGAAATCCCCCCGGGAACGTACACCGTCACCGCCAGCTTTGTGGGATACCGGCGGGTGGAGCAAGAACTGACGTTCGCCCCCGGGGAGTCAAAGCGGGTGGAGTTCGAGCTTCCCCCGAACCCTGTCACCACCAAGGAGATCACCGTCACTGCCGATGATGAAATCGAGCGGCGCGAGATTTTGGTAAGCCGCGTTGATATTCCGGTGGAGCAACTTAGCCAGCTGCGGATCGGTGGCGAGGCCGACATCTTCCGCTCGCTGCAATATCTGCCTGGGGTGCTGACAAGCTCGCAGCTTTCAAGCGGGCTGTACATTCGGGGCGGTTCGCCGGACCAGAATCTTGTGCTGATTGATGGCTCCACGGTCTATAACCCCTCGCACCTTCTCGGCTTTTTCTCCACCTTCAACCCCGACGCGGTCAAGAATGTGGAGCTGATAAAAGGGGGGTATCCGGCTGAGTATGGCGGGCGGCTTTCGGCGGTGTTGGACCTTACGCAGAAGGATGGGAACCGGGAAAAAGTGGAGGGGGTTGCCTCGGTGGGGGCAATCTCATCGCGGTTATCGTTGCAGGGACCGTTGGGCGCGGGTTCGTGGTTTATCGGCGGAAGGCGCACCTATCTGGACCTGATTTTGGGATTGCTTCCCCAGGACCCTGCCGAGCCATTCCCCGACTTTGCTTTCTACGATGCCAACGCCAAGCTGACCCAAAATCTTGGCGATAACGACATCATCTCCGCCAGCGGTTTCCTTAGCCGTGATGATCTGGGCTTGAACGGCGGTGGGATTGATTTCAACGTCCATATCGGGAACAAAGCCGGGGCGTTGCGTTGGAATCACATCTTCAACGAAAGCCTTTTTGCGGTGCTGAACATCAGCGGAAGCCAGTATGAAAACGGCTTTGTGGGGAACAACAGTGGCTTTGGCTTCATCGTGGAAAACACCATCACCGATTACACCGCCAAAGGGAGCATGGAGTGGTTCATCACCAACGATGCCACGCTGAAGGGGGGCGTTGAGATCACCAACTACACCTTTAGCTACTACCAGAACACCACCGGCAGCGACACCGCCATTGCCAGCGGAACCCAGCAAGCGGGGCTGACCAATCTGAAGATTCGGGATTGGACCGGGTCCGCGTTCCTTCAAGGAAACTACCAGCTTACCGACCTGATTGGCCTGCAAGCCGGCTTGCGCATTGACCATTACGACCAGCTTCAGCAAACGTACTTGGACCCGCGGCTGGCGGTGCGGCTGCAAGTCCAGCCCGGCGTTGCGGTGAAAGGGGCGTGGGGGGTGTTCCATCAATATCTGCACCTTGCTTCGCTCCCCGATTTCTCCTTCTTTGACACGTGGCTTCCCACCGACTCCACGTCGCTTCCGGGGATTGGGAACCATTACATCGCTGGGGTGGAAACGGAGGCGTGGGAGGGGGTGAATCTCAATGTTGACGTTTACTTCAAGACGATGGAGAACCTTACCGAGCTGAACCGCTTCAACACGCGGGCGGGGACGGTCTCGCAAATTTTTTACACGGGGAAGGGGCATTCCTACGGGGCGGAGTTGTTTCTGCAAAAGCGCGCAGGCCAGCTGACCGGGTGGGTTGGATATGGCTTGGGGTTTATCGCCGCGCAGTTCGACAGCATCAACGGCGGGCGCGAGTTCCGGCCCAAATACGACCGCCGGCACGACATCAAAGTGGTTGCCCAGTATAAGATCAACGAACGCTGGGAAGTTGGTGCGTCGTTCGCCTTTCAATCGGGGCAATCGTACACCGGCGCAACCTCCCGATTCCGAACGCACCTGCCGGGCGACACGGTTGCTGCCGATGTGGTGGTCCCTTCCGAACGGTTCGGGCTTCGGCTGCCGCCGTCGCACCAGCTGAACATCAACGCCAACTACACCTCCACCCTGTTCGGGCTGCCGATGCGGCTACTGATTGACCTGTACAACGTCTATTCCCGGCGCGACATCTGGTTCCGCTACTACGACACCACCACCGATGAAACCAAAGTAACCGATGTCCGCTTGCTTCCAATCATCCCCTCGGTCGCGCTGGAGGTGAAGTTTTGA